Proteins encoded within one genomic window of Thermodesulfobacteriota bacterium:
- a CDS encoding FAD-dependent oxidoreductase — translation MPMTVIEQSLERDPVAFPELSGAQISIIAGFAGKRTFAAGETLFAAGEPDFKFYVVISGEVEIIDDSSCEYKTVTIHEPGEFTGDIDMLTGRPSVVSAIARTDCEVYEMSAADLRKLIGEVPFIGDVLLRGFLMRRQLLLESGFVGVRVVGSRFCKDTHRIREFLSRNFVPFKWLDLENDPDVNELLEHFNVTVDDTPIVVCPDCSMFKNPSNVALAECLGIRRAVSQKVFDLAIVGAGPAGLAAAVYGASDGLRTLLVDGLGPGGQAGTSSKIENYVGFPDGLSGSDLAQRALIQAQKFGAVLSMPTEVVSLVCDNGCHKLNLSDGAEVQAKSILISTGARYRKLGVEGCERFESSGVYYAATVVEAQMCSGSQVVVVGGGNSAGQAAVFLSGSTRKVIVVIRGDDLGKSMSEYLVRRIEQSPNIEVRYRTEVSDVSGDWWLETVDLTNIETGERETVECPGLFVFIGAIPRTGWLDGSVGLDKNGFVLTGSLANDSGKWRFPRRPFLLETTRPGILAAGDVRLGSVKRVASAVGEGAMAVQFVHEVLKSA, via the coding sequence ATGCCCATGACCGTCATAGAGCAAAGTCTTGAACGGGACCCCGTGGCCTTCCCGGAGCTTTCGGGCGCGCAAATTTCCATCATTGCCGGCTTTGCCGGAAAGAGAACCTTCGCCGCCGGTGAAACGCTCTTCGCCGCGGGCGAGCCGGATTTCAAATTTTACGTCGTCATAAGCGGCGAAGTCGAGATTATCGACGATTCGAGCTGCGAGTACAAAACGGTCACGATTCACGAGCCGGGTGAGTTCACGGGCGACATAGACATGCTCACGGGCCGTCCGTCGGTGGTCAGCGCCATCGCCCGGACGGACTGCGAGGTGTACGAGATGTCGGCGGCCGATCTGAGAAAGCTCATCGGTGAAGTCCCTTTCATCGGCGACGTTCTCCTTCGCGGTTTTCTCATGCGCCGCCAGCTGCTGCTCGAATCGGGCTTCGTCGGGGTGCGGGTGGTGGGCTCGCGCTTCTGCAAGGACACCCACCGCATACGCGAGTTCCTGTCGAGGAACTTCGTCCCCTTCAAATGGCTAGACCTCGAGAACGATCCCGACGTAAACGAGCTCCTGGAGCATTTTAACGTTACGGTCGACGACACGCCTATCGTCGTATGCCCCGACTGCTCGATGTTCAAGAATCCTTCAAACGTGGCGCTGGCCGAATGCCTCGGCATAAGGAGGGCGGTTTCGCAGAAGGTCTTCGACCTGGCCATAGTCGGCGCGGGGCCTGCCGGGCTCGCAGCCGCCGTTTACGGGGCTTCGGACGGGCTCAGGACGCTTCTCGTGGACGGCCTCGGCCCGGGAGGGCAGGCCGGAACGAGCTCTAAAATCGAAAACTACGTCGGGTTCCCGGACGGCCTTTCGGGGAGCGATCTCGCGCAGAGGGCCCTTATACAGGCCCAGAAGTTCGGCGCGGTGCTGTCGATGCCGACGGAGGTCGTCAGCCTCGTTTGCGACAACGGCTGCCACAAGCTGAATCTTTCGGACGGGGCAGAGGTGCAGGCGAAGAGCATACTCATCTCTACCGGCGCCAGATACAGAAAGCTCGGCGTCGAGGGGTGCGAGCGTTTCGAGAGCTCGGGGGTCTATTATGCGGCCACGGTCGTCGAGGCCCAGATGTGCAGCGGCTCGCAGGTCGTCGTGGTCGGCGGGGGCAATTCCGCCGGGCAGGCCGCCGTGTTCCTCTCGGGCTCGACGAGGAAGGTCATCGTAGTCATAAGGGGAGACGATCTCGGAAAGAGCATGTCCGAGTATCTCGTCCGCCGCATCGAGCAGAGCCCGAACATCGAGGTCAGGTACAGGACCGAGGTGTCGGACGTCAGCGGGGACTGGTGGCTCGAGACGGTGGATCTTACGAACATCGAAACGGGCGAGCGGGAAACGGTCGAATGCCCGGGGCTCTTCGTTTTCATAGGGGCGATCCCCCGCACGGGATGGCTCGACGGCTCGGTAGGGCTCGACAAAAACGGGTTCGTCCTTACCGGAAGCCTCGCGAACGATTCCGGGAAGTGGCGTTTCCCGCGCCGGCCTTTCCTTCTCGAAACGACCCGTCCGGGCATACTAGCGGCGGGGGACGTGAGGCTCGGGTCCGTCAAGAGGGTGGCGTCGGCGGTCGGCGAAGGGGCCATGGCCGTGCAGTTCGTACACGAAGTTCTAAAATCGGCATAG
- a CDS encoding UBP-type zinc finger domain-containing protein, protein MAKECTHLDQIREVVPGSDGCEECLKTGDSWVHLRLCLTCGHVGCCDASKNKHATKHYTKTSHPIIRSFEPGESWMWCYPDQLFME, encoded by the coding sequence ATGGCCAAGGAATGCACGCATCTGGACCAGATAAGGGAAGTCGTTCCGGGCTCGGACGGATGCGAGGAGTGCCTTAAGACGGGCGACAGCTGGGTACATCTCAGGCTGTGCCTCACCTGCGGACACGTCGGCTGCTGCGACGCATCGAAGAACAAGCACGCGACGAAGCATTACACGAAAACGAGCCACCCTATAATCCGCTCCTTCGAGCCGGGCGAGTCGTGGATGTGGTGCTACCCGGACCAGCTTTTCATGGAATGA
- a CDS encoding DUF3309 family protein, whose product MGLILLIILVLLLIGALPTWGYSREWGYFPGGILGTVLIIVLILLLLGYL is encoded by the coding sequence ATGGGACTTATACTGCTTATAATACTGGTGCTGCTTTTGATCGGAGCGCTACCGACCTGGGGCTACAGCAGGGAGTGGGGCTATTTTCCCGGGGGCATACTCGGGACCGTGCTTATAATCGTCCTGATACTGCTTCTTCTCGGATATCTCTAG
- a CDS encoding endonuclease/exonuclease/phosphatase family protein: MQTALLAVACIFIIATLLPLLRHEAWWIRIFDFPRTQIAVGGALTIIIYSLLYKERGLADNLVLLVCVAYQVSRMFPYMRLSRKQVLGSRENGPDRKISILVSNIYKKNRNYERFLELVRDKNPDVICILEPDEWWNRMLSPLEEEYPYSARHHSNDGYGMIFFTRLKPSGMKVDYLVEDYVPSVFAVLELRSGEPVEFYCLHPNPPNPKYSTDTTERDAELLMVGKRVKESGRPALVAGDLNDVAWSHTTLLFLKISGMLDPRIGRGFFNTFHVKWPFLRFPLDHIFVTASFRYVTLETLPDIGSDHFPIYAELSYEPGIKEAQANNKYEASAEDKKEARQKIKEAREQE, encoded by the coding sequence ATGCAGACAGCGCTCCTCGCCGTAGCATGTATTTTCATAATCGCCACTTTGCTGCCCCTTCTCAGACACGAGGCATGGTGGATAAGGATATTCGACTTCCCTCGAACGCAGATAGCGGTCGGGGGAGCTTTGACAATAATCATCTACTCCCTTCTCTACAAAGAGCGCGGACTGGCCGACAACCTCGTCCTCCTCGTGTGCGTCGCATACCAGGTGTCGCGGATGTTCCCGTACATGCGCCTTTCGAGAAAGCAGGTGCTGGGCTCGCGTGAAAACGGCCCCGACAGAAAAATCAGCATCCTGGTATCCAACATCTACAAGAAGAACAGGAACTACGAGCGGTTTCTCGAGCTCGTCAGGGATAAAAATCCGGACGTCATATGCATACTGGAGCCCGACGAGTGGTGGAACAGAATGCTCTCGCCCCTCGAGGAAGAATATCCCTACTCCGCCCGGCATCACTCGAACGACGGGTACGGGATGATTTTCTTTACTAGGCTGAAGCCAAGCGGGATGAAGGTCGACTATCTCGTCGAGGACTACGTGCCGTCTGTTTTCGCCGTGCTCGAGCTAAGGTCCGGGGAGCCCGTCGAATTCTACTGCCTCCACCCGAATCCGCCCAACCCCAAATACTCTACAGATACCACGGAAAGGGACGCCGAGCTCCTCATGGTGGGAAAACGCGTCAAGGAATCCGGGAGGCCCGCCCTCGTGGCGGGCGACCTTAACGACGTCGCCTGGTCCCACACGACCCTTCTCTTCCTCAAGATAAGCGGCATGCTCGACCCGAGAATAGGCAGGGGGTTCTTCAATACGTTCCACGTGAAGTGGCCGTTTCTCCGCTTCCCGCTCGACCACATATTCGTCACGGCGTCCTTCAGGTACGTCACGCTCGAAACCCTGCCGGACATAGGCTCCGACCATTTTCCCATATACGCCGAGCTCAGCTACGAGCCCGGCATAAAAGAAGCACAGGCGAATAATAAATACGAGGCCAGCGCCGAAGATAAAAAGGAAGCCAGGCAAAAAATAAAGGAAGCCCGGGAACAGGAATAA
- a CDS encoding low affinity iron permease family protein: protein MKSASFFTRFSKRISQLVAHPAAFAAALGVVVVWGVSGPVVGWSDTWQLVINTGTTIITFLMVFLIQNTQNRDTAAIQIKLDELIRALEGAHNVLLDLEELDEKELECIREQYETLARKAREELTARARNGIPDAPDGVRNHGN from the coding sequence ATGAAATCCGCATCCTTTTTTACGCGCTTCTCGAAAAGGATATCTCAGCTGGTCGCGCACCCCGCGGCCTTCGCCGCGGCGCTGGGCGTGGTAGTCGTCTGGGGCGTCTCGGGGCCGGTCGTGGGCTGGAGCGACACGTGGCAGCTCGTGATAAACACCGGGACCACGATAATCACCTTCCTTATGGTGTTCCTCATACAGAACACCCAGAACAGGGATACGGCCGCCATACAGATAAAGCTGGACGAGCTTATACGCGCGCTCGAAGGGGCGCACAACGTCCTTTTAGACCTCGAAGAGCTCGACGAAAAGGAGCTCGAATGCATCAGGGAACAGTATGAAACGCTTGCCCGGAAAGCGAGAGAGGAGCTTACAGCGAGGGCAAGGAACGGCATTCCCGACGCGCCCGACGGCGTGAGAAACCACGGAAATTAA
- the chaB gene encoding putative cation transport regulator ChaB: MPYDRKSELPDSVKDNLPKHAQEIYKEAYNSAWDEYKDPDERRGDASREETAHKVAWAAVKNKYEKKDGKWRKKG; encoded by the coding sequence ATGCCTTACGACAGAAAATCCGAATTACCAGATTCGGTGAAGGATAATCTCCCGAAACACGCGCAGGAGATCTACAAGGAAGCATACAACAGCGCGTGGGACGAGTACAAGGACCCGGACGAGAGGCGCGGCGACGCCTCCCGGGAAGAGACGGCCCACAAGGTGGCCTGGGCGGCCGTGAAAAACAAGTACGAAAAAAAAGACGGCAAATGGCGGAAGAAGGGCTAA
- a CDS encoding ferritin-like domain-containing protein, with the protein MEMETLRELFKSDLEYLYDAEKELVDVLPLMSDAAATPELRNAFVEHLERSSRQLGRLEEIFGNLGMNPSGRKSRGIGGLIAEGKELVEKGHSLPPGVLDVSLIAAARRVGHYEIAAYGTLSSYAKLLGDKKSAGLLDKTIKEEEEADKEFIRMAVERAYPGASAVGGG; encoded by the coding sequence ATGGAAATGGAAACACTTAGAGAGCTTTTTAAAAGCGACCTCGAATACCTTTACGACGCCGAAAAGGAGCTCGTCGATGTGCTGCCCCTGATGTCGGATGCGGCCGCGACGCCCGAGCTGAGAAACGCCTTCGTGGAGCATCTCGAAAGGAGCAGCAGGCAGCTCGGCAGGCTGGAAGAGATATTCGGAAACCTGGGCATGAATCCTTCGGGAAGGAAGAGCCGCGGCATCGGGGGTCTGATAGCCGAGGGCAAGGAGCTCGTAGAAAAGGGACATAGTCTTCCCCCTGGCGTGCTGGACGTGTCGCTTATAGCCGCGGCCCGGAGGGTGGGGCATTACGAGATCGCCGCCTACGGAACGCTGTCGTCGTACGCGAAGCTCCTCGGCGATAAAAAATCGGCCGGGCTCCTGGACAAGACCATCAAAGAGGAAGAAGAGGCGGACAAGGAGTTCATCCGGATGGCAGTCGAGAGGGCCTATCCCGGCGCCTCCGCCGTCGGTGGGGGATGA
- a CDS encoding CsbD family protein: MNWDQIEGNWKQVKGKVKEQWGKLTDDDLDVISGKRDQLVGKLQERYGYSKEQAEKAADDWSSRH, from the coding sequence ATGAACTGGGATCAGATAGAAGGCAACTGGAAGCAGGTGAAGGGGAAAGTCAAGGAACAGTGGGGCAAGCTGACGGATGACGATCTCGACGTCATAAGCGGCAAGCGCGATCAACTGGTCGGGAAGCTGCAGGAAAGATACGGGTACTCGAAGGAGCAGGCCGAAAAGGCCGCGGACGACTGGTCGAGCAGGCACTGA
- a CDS encoding ATP-binding protein, translated as MTLDKQITIGYLVMLLIIIAVSLFCLFSIDGLKNTKSTIGDRQYTLTEIISGAADDESGAPQNIFEKESLFGAIKAADRQIAIAYMNIISVAALAILFGGIITVLFPRRITRPILSLVEAAENVRDGDYSYRVNDIHGTDEIAKLVTSFNRMLSSIEREHGELEKKNAELERKDALNNMLLEETRNFNRVIEEKVGEVKADLEEKHIELLRTEKLATIGEIATRIAHEIRNPLSGIAVALENLKSGNIYGERDGRIQEIISEVGRLDNIIKELFQLAKPREVSLVSGNPNELVERVVGLTSPGAILKAIDIEVVPCPDDLEIVLDFELMEQVLMNLVINAIDSIDSPGGKITIRSYNSGDTFNIEVSDSGSGIAPMDMERIFEPFFSTKKTGTGLGLAISKRIIEVHKGKITVESREEKGSRFTLMLPTNLSEGEITTTEGV; from the coding sequence ATGACTCTCGATAAACAAATAACGATCGGATATCTCGTAATGCTTCTGATAATCATCGCCGTGAGCCTGTTTTGTCTGTTCAGCATCGACGGGCTCAAAAATACGAAATCGACGATTGGCGACAGGCAATATACCCTTACCGAAATAATTTCGGGCGCTGCCGACGACGAAAGCGGAGCGCCTCAAAATATTTTCGAGAAGGAGAGCCTCTTCGGGGCCATAAAAGCCGCCGACCGGCAGATAGCGATTGCCTACATGAACATTATTTCCGTGGCCGCGCTGGCCATACTCTTCGGCGGCATAATCACGGTGTTGTTTCCGAGGAGGATCACGAGGCCGATACTCAGCCTCGTCGAGGCTGCCGAAAACGTGAGGGACGGCGATTACTCCTACAGGGTAAATGACATACACGGCACGGACGAGATAGCGAAGCTGGTTACGTCGTTCAACCGGATGCTTTCGAGCATAGAAAGGGAGCACGGCGAGCTCGAAAAAAAGAACGCCGAGCTCGAACGAAAGGATGCGCTCAACAATATGCTCCTCGAAGAGACGAGGAACTTTAACAGAGTGATCGAAGAGAAGGTCGGCGAGGTAAAGGCGGACCTCGAAGAAAAGCATATCGAGCTTCTAAGAACGGAGAAGCTGGCCACGATCGGAGAAATTGCCACCAGGATTGCCCACGAAATCCGAAACCCGCTCTCCGGCATAGCGGTCGCGCTCGAGAACCTGAAGTCGGGGAACATTTACGGCGAGCGTGACGGCAGGATCCAGGAGATAATAAGCGAAGTCGGCAGACTCGACAATATAATAAAAGAGCTCTTCCAGCTCGCGAAGCCGCGCGAGGTCAGCCTCGTAAGCGGCAACCCGAACGAGCTCGTGGAAAGGGTCGTCGGCCTCACCTCCCCCGGTGCGATACTAAAGGCCATAGACATCGAAGTCGTCCCGTGTCCGGACGATCTCGAAATAGTCCTCGATTTCGAGTTGATGGAACAGGTGCTTATGAATCTCGTCATCAACGCCATTGACTCGATAGACAGCCCGGGCGGGAAGATCACCATAAGGTCCTACAATTCCGGCGACACGTTCAACATAGAGGTTTCCGATTCGGGCTCGGGCATCGCGCCAATGGATATGGAAAGGATATTCGAGCCGTTCTTCTCTACAAAGAAAACAGGCACCGGTCTCGGGCTCGCCATATCGAAGCGCATAATCGAAGTCCATAAAGGAAAGATAACGGTCGAAAGCCGTGAGGAGAAAGGCAGCCGGTTCACTCTCATGCTGCCCACGAACCTCAGCGAAGGGGAAATAACCACGACGGAGGGAGTATAA